The following are encoded together in the Theileria orientalis strain Shintoku DNA, chromosome 1, complete genome genome:
- a CDS encoding seryl-tRNA synthetase → MFPELFQENFLKRGEDHWKVLIEIRSKYKIKRLIFDQIRHLEFEKVQASKRYYSTKDDRLREENIDLRNEIRDLNRKLDIIGEELDNLKNRLPNLLSPEVGLNSVLIKETLSDLDTKATIPHYEILERLSRGYIERGVSISGKGFSAYSGEVSRLSRALVNFMLDTLTRVFNYKEITVPLAVSESTLKSTGHLPRFEDHLFKIDSRNLFNGEVGYLIPTSEVPLIALHRNCKFKHLPVWVTSYSECFRAEIQDYGLETRGLIRQHQFGKVELVCFADGSDLREGVDCDLSHDTDSSPEASNNSAGSDYVHTLMLSHIEFLLNLLQLPHRQVLLSSEDTSSTAFKTVDFEVYMPSLGHFIEVSSCSNTRDYQTNNLNIRTRSGKNIHAINGSGLAVGRTLSALLENNCVIRDNGLIQINVPEALRPYLNNDSVIYEPRGGEMFTLKRYISNYKPIYRLSQKPRASPDYSNAAMSVRREQMFQSINKQNSKIMLDEADLKLKSVMEQRLFSALPDSWDSNKVTTLQKLISGTFLSVLFAGGIMANYYDSKSSNAPRTGEDGTHGGDADPNKQFSRTIISCEIHLLSSYLAFISGVQSGLQHYLGCGIVQVCP, encoded by the exons atgt TTCCGGAATTGTTTCAAGagaattttttaaaaagaggAGAAGATCATTGGAAAGTCCTAATAGAAATTAGATCGAAGTATAAAATCAAAAGGTTAATATTTGATCAAATTAGGCACTTGGAATTTGAAAAGGTCCAGGCTTCTAAACGGTATTATTCTACCAAAGACGACAGATTGAGGGAAGAAAATATAGACTTGCGTAACGAAATAAGGGACTTAAACCGTAAATTGGACATAATTGGCGAAGAATtagataatttaaaaaacagaTTGCCTAATCTTTTGTCGCCGGAAGTTGGATTAAATAGCGTACTAATCAAGGAGACTTTGAGTGATTTGGACACTAAAGCAACCATTCCTCATTACGAAATATTGGAAAGGTTGAGTAGAGGTTATATAGAGAGAGGAGTGTCAATATCAGGAAAGGGGTTCTCAGCCTATTCTGGAGAAGTGTCAAGGCTATCGAGGGCActagttaattttatgcTCGATACTTTGACGCGTGTTTTCAACTATAAGGAAATTACGGTTCCACTGGCAGTGTCGGAATCCACTTTAAAGTCTACAGGCCATTTGCCGAGGTTCGAAGATcacttatttaaaatagattCCCGGAACCTATTTAACGGCGAAGTTGGATACCTGATACCGACCTCTGAGGTGCCGTTGATTGCGTTGCACAGAAATTGTAAGTTTAAGCACCTCCCGGTCTGGGTGACGAGCTACTCCGAGTGTTTTAGGGCTGAAATACAGGACTACGGACTGGAGACGAGAGGGCTGATAAGGCAGCACCAATTTGGAAAGGTGGAGTTGGTGTGTTTTGCAGACGGTTCTGACTTAAGAGAAGGAGTAGATTGCGACTTGAGTCACGATACCGATTCAAGTCCAGAAGCCAGTAACAATAGCGCTGGCTCAGACTACGTTCACACGTTGATGCTTTCACACATAGagtttttgttaaatttattgcAGCTGCCGCATAGACAGGTGTTATTGTCGAGCGAGGACACTTCTAGCACCGCCTTTAAAACCGTTGATTTTGAAGTTTATATGCCATCTCTGGGTCATTTCATAGAGGTTTCGAGTTGCAGTAACACCAGAGACTATCAGACGAACAACTTAAACATACGCACCAGATCAGGGAAGAACATACACGCGATAAACGGGTCTGGATTGGCAGTAGGCAGGACGCTATCAGCACTACTGGAGAACAATTGTGTAATACGTGACAACGGACTGATACAAATTAACGTACCGGAGGCGCTGAGGCCGTATTTGAATAACGATTCAGTGATCTATGAAC CTAGGGGTGGCGAAATGTTCACGCTTAAAAGATATATATCAAACTATAAACCCATTTACAGGTTGAGTCAGAAGCCTCGGGCCAGTCCTGATTATAGTAACGCTGCCATGAGTGTTAGGAGGGAGCAGATGTTTCAGTCCATCAATAAGCAGAACAGTAAAATAATGCTCGACGAGGCTGACCTGAAGCTCAAGAGTGTCATGGAGCAGAGGCTGTTTTCAGCGCTGCCTGATTCGTGGGACTCAAACAAGGTTACGACTCTACAGAAACTCATATCCGGCACGTTCCTGTCGGTGCTGTTTGCGGGTGGGATAATGGCGAACTACTACGACTCTAAGTCCAGTAACGCCCCTAGAACTGGTGAAGATGGCACCCATGGCGGTGACGCGGATCCTAATAAACAGTTTTCGAGGACCATAATTAGCTGTGAAATACACCTACTGAGCAGCTACCTGGCCTTTATC TCTGGTGTTCAGTCAGGGCTACAGCATTATTTAGGGTGTGGAATAGTGCAGGTGTGTCCTTAA
- a CDS encoding signal recognition particle, with translation MNSDTDHSNWNIIYPTYLDKDSTTSQGRKVNLSIAVSKPTLEEIKSVLEHLNVPHILEPRKRYPRNWLVPGRVRVFLGDHSVYLSHNARLEKQLLNEVATLISQLKTRQTSISSSKSSTDKGSGGSTSSKKKPGKKKR, from the exons ATGAATTCTGACACTGATCACTCGAATTGgaatattatttatccAACTTATTTGGATAAGGATTCTACTACTAGCCAGGGAAGGAAAGTTAATTTATCGATCGCAGTTTCCAAGCCGACTTTGGAGGAAATTAAATCAGTTTTAGAGCACTTGAACGTACCACATATCTTAGAACCG CGTAAAAGGTATCCTAGGAATTGGCTCGTCCCTGGTAGAGTTAGAGTATTCTTAGGGGATCACTCTG TCTACTTATCGCATAATGCACGTTTAGAGAAACAGTTGTTGAACGAAGTTGCAACTCTAATATCGCAGTTGAAGACAAGGCAGACCTCGATCAGTAGCAGCAAGTCGAGCACCGACAAGGGCTCCGGCGGCTCTACCTCCAGTAAAAAGAAGCCTGGCAAGAAGAAGCGCTGA
- a CDS encoding membrance occupation and recognition nexus protein 1: MSSVRSLAEHSVLADSTISTSKNTYAGQVFDGLFHGSGTFYYNDFERYEGDFVLGKREGKGKFYYADGSVYDGEWLNDKINGTGKAYFASGNTYEGNWENGRINGFGKLNYSNGDVYEGDWLDGSMHGQGTYRYNEGDVYVGQWRQDKRHGKGTITYVDKTGTPCEKYEGDWVDNIMNGKGVYKYSDGSYYDGDWYNGKMHGNGKYVYVDGNQYDGEWAEDKKQGTTHNVPMLTLRRFGILTYSNGERYEGFWENDKCHGSGILFYSTNDKYNGEWAHGKKHGPGEIIYVNGDRFTGNWDDDHANGHGVYEYSNGNRYEGDWAMDKRHGNGTFYCKQDSSTYRGGFVNGKKEGYGTLTLGTGHVVHGVWHYGLLVSIDNFEISPTSPWNNPDL; encoded by the exons atgtCGTCAGTAAGGTCGTTGGCGGAGCATTCAGTGCTGGCCGATTCCACAATATCAACatcaaaaaatacatacGCAGGCCAGGTCTTCGATGGGCTATTCCACGGATCTGgaacattttattataacgACTTTGAAAGATATGAAGGAGATTTCGTACTAGGAAAGCGAGAAGGCAAAGGCAAGTTTTACTACGCGGATGGATCAGTTTACGACGGAGAGTGGCTAAACGACAAAATTAACGGAACAGGGAAAGCGTACTTTGCAAGCGGAAACACCTATGAAG GAAATTGGGAAAATGGACGCATAAACGGGTTCGGTAAATTAAACTATTCAAACGGAGACGTATATGAAGGCGATTGGCTAGACGGCTCTATGCACGGCCAGGGCACATACAGATACAATGAGGGAGATGTATACGTCGGCCAGTGGAGGCAGGATAAGAGACACGGAAAGGGCACAATCACATACGTGGACAAAACAGGAACTCCGTGTGAAAAGTACGAAGGAGACTGGGTGGACAATATAATGAACGGAAAAGGAGTGTACAAATACAGCGACGGAAGCTACTACGACG GAGACTGGTACAACGGCAAAATGCACGGAAACGGGAAATACGTCTACGTAGATGGAAACCAATATGACGGAGAATGGgcagaagataaaaaacaagg CACTACACATAACGTGCCAATGCTAACATTACGCAGGTTTGGCATACTGACGTACTCGAACGGCGAGAGGTACGAAGGGTTTTGGGAAAACGACAAGTGCCACGGCTCCGGAATTCTCTTTTATTCCACCAACGATAAGTACAACGGGGAGTGGGCTCACGGCAAGAAGCATGGGCCGGGAGAGATCATTTACGTGAACGGAGATCGATTTACCG GTAACTGGGATGACGACCACGCCAACGGCCACGGAGTTTACGAGTACTCCAACGGAAACAGATACGAAG GCGACTGGGCCATGGACAAGAGACATGGAAACGGGACCTTTTACTGCAAGCAGGACTCGTCGACGTACCGAGGCGGCTTTGTAAACGGGAAGAAAGAGGGCTACGGGACCCTCACGCTGGGCACCGGCCACGTCGTGCACGGCGTCTGGCACTACGGCCTGCTCGTCTCCATCGACAACTTTGAAATTTCCCCCACCTCGCCCTGGAACAATCCAGACCTGTAG
- a CDS encoding uncharacterized protein (Mpp10 protein family protein): MVKQSLKRVDAELRESDDSIQELTNDIIIEAPWNLWKDLKTADNFFRSNLSKSLYYTLQIRLFREYIKQEFSKKRSRKGAAVKRAYAYSKNDAKKFTDTLDVLDLNQLWNTLDAKSSFDSKSLNDRLESVLSKNINKILKNDSISTDNYMESNYNDEEIESDSDSDASRESSDYEIEQTIDGPEEPLNDEEKNKKDKNNSLNSIEDKFFKFDEMEAFANEELGSEEDIDYFDSLGEESDDSVAAAEMRYEDFFRDPEDSDTEPVENLKALTCSKNLSKLDEYDKQMELMLQQLEEEGDGREEDEDMYRDEIDLLDEPEEEEDEEMELDNKGHLRSRNGLDNERLTDTKKTKSKKNKMANRSSVEDDGDDEDEDDGEEDDEIAQIENELVAPKHWSLMGESTGKSRPRNSLLDIELELPQPSSIVYNSEENEGQGVNGNGVGEGQMEGAGGHELPLELLIIQRIKSGVFDNVERKTFVEDQLEALNRLNKNKKEEMRPEDIDYKKSEMGLGEVYAQKYKEQFMAIDKLDPHKKDLNEQFARLMYKLDSLSNLTFVPKRTSETEKATAVPMITVETPVNIVVSGSSPVAGEDKSGSNSGLGGGSSRGGRVNGIGESGGDQVTDPSGPLSASNVGKGQIVAAKVSRSAKKRKFKNKMKGLVKSGRLTSDQVDKIKQKMVSRNKLRREDSKSRKRTGLTQREAIKHDMKSNRRIDTAELLSSVGRQSAGH, encoded by the coding sequence atgGTTAAACAATCTTTGAAACGAGTAGATGCCGAATTAAGAGAATCTGATGATTCAATTCAGGAGCTAACAAACGATATTATAATTGAGGCTCCATGGAATCTATGGAAGGATTTAAAGACAGCAGATAATTTTTTTAGAAGCAATTTGTCTAAAAGTTTGTACTATACTCTTCAAATTAGACTATTTCGAGAATACATCAAGCAAGAATTCTCAAAAAAGAGATCGAGAAAGGGAGCAGCCGTAAAAAGAGCATACGCCTACTCAAAAAACGACGCGAAGAAATTTACAGATACTTTAGATGTTCtagatttaaatcaattgtGGAACACCCTGGATGCCAAGTCGAGCTTTGATTCCAAATCATTAAACGATAGACTCGAGTCAGTTTTATCgaaaaacattaataaaatactcaAAAATGATTCAATTAGTACAGATAATTACATGGAGTCAAACTATAATGATGAAGAAATCGAATCTGACTCAGATTCAGATGCTTCCAGAGAATCATCAGATTATGAAATAGAACAGACTATAGATGGTCCAGAAGAGCCTTTAAACGATgaagaaaagaataaaaaagataaaaataatagtttaAACAGTATCGAAGAcaaatttttcaaatttgatGAAATGGAAGCGTTTGCAAACGAAGAGTTAGGATCGGAAGAAGATATTGACTATTTTGACTCATTGGGAGAAGAGTCAGATGATTCAGTAGCTGCAGCTGAAATGAGATACGAAGATTTCTTCAGAGACCCAGAAGATAGCGACACGGAGCCTGTGGAAAACCTGAAGGCACTGACGTGTAGCAAGAATTTGAGTAAGTTGGACGAGTACGATAAGCAAATGGAGCTGATGCTACAGCagctggaggaggaaggagatggacgagaagaagatgaagacATGTACAGAGATGAGATAGATCTGTTAGATGAGccagaagaggaggaggatgaAGAAATGGAATTGGATAATAAAGGGCACTTAAGGAGCAGAAATGGGTTAGATAACGAGAGGTTAACTGATACAAAAAAGACAAAGtcaaaaaaaaataaaatggcaAATAGGAGTAGTGTTGAAGATGATGGTGATGAtgaagacgaagatgaTGGTGAGGAAGACGATGAAATAGCACAAATAGAAAATGAATTGGTAGCACCTAAGCATTGGAGCCTAATGGGAGAGTCAACAGGAAAAAGTAGACCAAGAAATAGTTTATTGGACATAGAGCTGGAGCTTCCACAACCGAGTTCAATAGTGTACAATAGTGAAGAGAATGAAGGGCAAGGAGTAAACGGAAATGGAGTTGGAGAAGGACAAATGGAAGGAGCGGGGGGGCATGAATTGCcactggagctgctgataATACAAAGAATAAAGTCAGGAGTGTTTGACAACGTGGAAAGAAAAACTTTCGTTGAAGACCAGTTGGAGGCACTGAATAGActcaataaaaataaaaaagaggAAATGAGGCCTGAGGACATAGACTACAAGAAGAGCGAGATGGGATTGGGAGAAGTGTACGCGCAAAAGTACAAGGAGCAGTTCATGGCAATCGATAAGCTGGACCCACACAAAaaggacctgaacgagCAGTTCGCAAGGCTGATGTACAAGCTGGACTCGCTGTCGAACCTGACGTTCGTGCCGAAGAGAACGAGTGAAACGGAAAAGGCGACCGCAGTGCCAATGATAACAGTGGAGACGCCGGTGAACATAGTGGTCTCAGGAAGCTCACCAGTGGCAGGCGAAGACAAGAGTGGGTCCAATAGTGGGTTAGGAGGAGGCAGCAGCAGAGGTGGAAGGGTGAATGGGATCGGAGAGTCGGGAGGCGATCAAGTGACGGACCCAAGTGGCCCACTGAGTGCAAGTAACGTAGGCAAGGGGCAGATAGTGGCAGCAAAAGTATCAAGAAGtgcgaagaagaggaagtttaaaaacaaaatgaaGGGACTAGTGAAGAGCGGAAGACTGACCTCAGACCAGGTGGACAAGATTAAGCAAAAGATGGTCAGCAGGAACAAGCTGAGGAGAGAGGACTCGAAGTCCAGGAAGAGGACCGGTCTGACGCAGAGAGAGGCGATCAAGCACGACATGAAGTCGAACCGCAGAATTGACACGGCCGAGCTGCTGTCAAGCGTGGGAAGGCAGTCAGCCGGCCACTAA
- a CDS encoding membrance occupation and recognition nexus protein 1: MSEKDFMKSLKNFHGPEKFEELKKVKLFNKKVDLYNFYELAKRKGGSTDAVIITQWRDICIELGLIDKGEDITFEEAYKASQFFCYCFINFTYPSSGRGGKKRCPRKTRTKIAPNYYRLHHGSKALSSFHYRLLSEASGKFLAKYGLMDYEPRGTERYELSEESNEYDNLIWIARKVMNAPKCKFFNNKCSEDCTMFDNQWILPPYDASVPLTYKVQSKVACAAKLAAENTELDNEYSDESMSRSSDSEYDLVMRECVLSDTELAEEYRDNTHTRANRASGEVEPGEYGNGIKETRTQNEHTKSNRSRSAKASADRSKYGEKNGVRNQAGTKTTIATKRRSRSNKDLVRNIIHEVGKYLMSGYEIETCLTIILKSLTVVKLPKIPGLCRHMAHINMQFNKELIKSTDFEVQKEILFVLDLLCNILSLVIRDSFVEFVKHGCNNTYNQLMLCMESLQVTSCVLFLKINEAFQNNKFKHNDFTLDPNTQNMGREDGVEQGKKAVNGKGMAKNNKSRESKVTNGDFHGEVNTRESQLYENEFGSPKHTVDLREKNGSDIYNIDCRHRIHEYIRNNRNTSDNTSVNGNMKNSIYRSKHGLDGVYEYEEDDDEVEVEDKSESINHMEILSNIFMLIKFLSVISTELWQYDMICGLIDPFLKTAFKEIEDKKTPEYWLWDDFQEALCTLFTSCYYLSEKIKGKMKMSTVINLYMISASLLAERSVSKILFRKIVQMILSFHANFDFQMYKSMNRAIKGICEILVQMVTSSIGKKVERSTECKSARKESVKWYTQKSVDHIDPSTNRRADKTAYMDKLFLNADNPVANPWSAVPKDYPAVKKEPSEHSESSISDFESIIDYVKLGVEADKVGHRRSGSRKSRGSKGGSLRTQRASEVEAERERMKDAEKEDCADRTLEDLFGRESVPQTTKPSLEESVSFLQDYYRSVLGIGARGCDAGHAARVGAAPQTDEDAESATRLDSSRSTRKSGCSTSDERDDNDCSERRFRRDPGDGQRVKQEAPLIDDEVYEALSKFENTREIVCLCIAKMSEYSVGLEVVKRNYNGILECAYNDRSARSLWPVIHRIQSDQSLEARARVSDYELVSIKEVK; encoded by the exons ATGTCAGAGAAAGATTTTATGAAGTCCTTGAAAAACTTTCATGGACCTGAAAAGTTCGAAGAACTGAAGAAAGTTAAGCTGTTTAACAAAAAAGTTGACTTGTACAACTTTTATGAACTGGCGAAAAGGAAGGGAGGATCCACGGACGCAGTAATCATCACACAGTGGAGAGATATATGCATAGAATTGGGACTTATTGACAAAGGAGAGGATATAACGTTCGAAGAGGCGTACAAGGCGTCACagtttttttgttattgCTTCATCAATTTCACGTATCCGAGCTCAGGGAGAGGAGGTAAGAAGAGATGCCCTAGGAAAACGAGGACGAAGATAGCACCGAATTACTATAGATTGCATCATGGTAGTAAGGCGCTGAGCAGTTTCCATTATAGACTACTGTCAGAGGCGTCGGGAAAATTTTTAGCAAAATATGGACTTATGGACTATGAGCCAAGAGGAACAGAGAGATATGAACTATCAGAAGAGAGTAATGAGTACGACAACCTGATTTGGATAGCGAGGAAGGTAATGAACGCACCCAAATGTAAGTTCTTCAACAACAAGTGCAGCGAAGATTGTACGATGTTCGACAATCAGTGGATTCTGCCTCCATATGACGCGTCAGTGCCACTAACGTACAAGGTGCAGTCGAAGGTAGCATGTGCTGCCAAACTGGCAGCAGAGAACACAGAACTGGATAACGAGTACTCAGACGAGTCTATGTCAAGGTCCTCGGATTCGGAATATGACCTGGTGATGAGAGAGTGTGTACTTAGCGATACTGAGTTAGCAGAAGAATATAGAGataacacacacacaagAGCAAATCGGGCTAGCGGAGAAGTTGAGCCTGGGGAGTATGGAAATGGGATCAAAGAAACGAGGACCCAGAATGAACACACCAAAAGTAACAGATCAAGAAGCGCTAAAGCGTCAGCTGACAGGTCCAAGTACGGTGAGAAGAATGGAGTCAGGAATCAGGCAGGAACGAAAACGACAATCGCCACCAAGAGGAGAAGCAGATCGAacaaggacctggtgaGGAACATAATCCATGAAGTGGGCAAGTATCTGATGTCAGGGTACGAGATTGAGACGTGTCTGACGATCATACTTAAGTCGCTGACAGTGGTTAAGCTGCCGAAAATACCGGGCCTGTGCAGGCACATGGCGCACATAAACATGCAGTTCAACAAGGAGCTAATCAAGTCGACCGATTTTGAAGTTCAGAAGGAAATCTTGTTCGTATTGGACCTTCTGTGTAACATATTGTCCCTGGTAATAAGGGATTCGTTTGTAGAGTTTGTAAAGCACGGGTGCAACAACACATATAACCAGTTGATGTTGTGTATGGAGTCGCTGCAAGTGACCTCCTGCGTgctgtttttaaaaataaatgaagcCTTtcaaaataataagttTAAACACAACGATTTCACGCTGGACCCGAATACACAGAATATGGGTCGAGAAGATGGAGTAGAACAGGGTAAAAAGGCAGTGAATGGGAAAGGAATggcaaaaaataata AGTCGAGGGAATCAAAAGTGACGAACGGAGATTTTCACGGCGAAGTAAACACGCGGGAAAGTCAACTGTATGAAAACGAATTTGGTAGTCCAAAACACACAGTTGATTTGAGGGAAAAAAATGGATCGGACATATATAACATAGATTGTAGACACAGAATACATGAGTACATTAGAAATAACAGGAACACGAGTGATAACACGAGTGTAAACGGTAACATGAAGAACAGCATCTATAGAAGTAAACACGGACTTGACGGAGTCTATGAgtacgaagaagacgatGATGAAGTTGAAGTTGAGGACAAAAGTGAGTCGATAAATCACATGGAAATACTGTCGAACATATTCATGCTCATAAAGTTCCTGAGCGTGATTTCGACGGAGCTGTGGCAGTATGACATGATATGCGGCCTCATAGACCCGTTTCTGAAGACAGCATTCAAGGAAATCGAGGACAAAAAGACGCCAGAATACTGGCTCTGGGACGATTTCCAGGAGGCGTTGTGCACACTGTTTACCTCGTGCTACTACCTGTCggagaaaataaaagggaagatgaagatgagcACAGTAATTAATTTGTACATGATCTCAGCGTCGCTGCTGGCGGAGAGGAGCGTTTCGAAGATCCTGTTCAGGAAAATAGTGCAAATGATACTGTCGTTCCACGCTAACTTCGATTTTCAGATGTATAAGTCGATGAACAGGGCGATCAAGGGGATATGCGAAATACTGGTGCAAATGGTGACAAGCTCAATCGGGAAGAAGGTTGAAAGGAGCACGGAGTGTAAGTCGGCGAGAAAGGAGAGCGTGAAGTGGTACACGCAGAAGTCGGTGGACCACATAGACCCGAGCACGAACAGGAGGGCAGATAAAACTGCGTACATGGACAAGCTGTTCCTCAACGCAGATAACCCAGTGGCGAACCCGTGGTCGGCGGTGCCGAAGGACTATCCAgcagtgaagaaggagccTAGCGAGCACTCGGAATCCTCGATCAGCGACTTTGAAAGCATAATAGACTACGTGAAGCTGGGAGTCGAGGCTGACAAGGTAGGCCACAGGAGAAGTGGGTCCAGGAAATCGCGTGGCAGCAAGGGAGGAAGCTTGAGGACGCAGAGGGCTAGTGAGGTCGAGGCCGAGCGAGAGAGAATGAAGGACGCTGAGAAGGAGGACTGCGCAGACAGGACCCTGGAGGACCTGTTCGGAAGAGAGTCCGTGCCGCAGACAACCAAGCCCTCGCTCGAGGAGTCGGTCAGCTTCCTGCAGGACTACTACAGGTCAGTTCTGGGAATCGGGGCAAGGGGGTGCGACGCAGGGCACGCTGCAAGGGTGGGAGCCGCGCCGCAGACTGACGAGGACGCCGAGTCGGCGACGAGACTGGACTCGTCAAGGAGCACGCGGAAGTCAGGCTGCAGCACCAGCGACGAGCGTGACGACAACGACTGCAGCGAACGACGTTTTAGGCGTGACCCTGGGGACGGGCAGCGCGTAAAGCAGGAGGCCCCGTTGATCGACGACGAGGTTTACGAGGCCCTGAGCAAGTTCGAGAACACGCGGGAGATAGTGTGCCTGTGCATAGCAAAGATGAGCGAGTACAGCGTCGGCCTGGAGGTCGTCAAGCGCAACTACAACGGGATCCTGGAGTGCGCGTACAACGACCGCTCCGCACGGTCCCTCTGGCCGGTCATCCACAGGATACAGTCGGACCAATCGTTGGAGGCACGCGCCAGGGTGAGCGACTATGAGCTAGTGTCCATAAAAGAGGTTAAATAA